Proteins encoded in a region of the Anopheles ziemanni chromosome 2, idAnoZiCoDA_A2_x.2, whole genome shotgun sequence genome:
- the LOC131294972 gene encoding ribulose-phosphate 3-epimerase, translating into MSSLSARIGPSILNADLSQLHVESQRLLDNGADYLHLDVMDGTFVPNLTFGHPVVKCLRNKIKDAFFETHMMVQNPQQWIEPMADAGVQQYTFHIEPVMERVPDICRKVRESGMKVGLALKPGTAVDAVQQYIADADMVLVMTVEPGFGGQKFMADMMPKVQWLREHYPTLDIEVDGGVGLATIEQCAKAGANMIVAGTAIIQANDQAAVIRDLRSSVQGAISKGCC; encoded by the exons ATGTCCTCCCTAAGTGCTCGCATTGGCCCTTCCATTCTTAATGCCGACTTATCGCAGCTCCACGTGGAATCTCAACGCTTGCTCGACAATGGCGCGGACTATCTTCACTTGGACGTCATGGACGGTACGTTCGTACCGAATCTAACCTTCGGCCATCCGGTGGTGAAGTGTTTGAGGAACAAAATCAAG GATGCCTTCTTTGAGACGCACATGATGGTCCAAAACCCACAACAGTGGATTGAACCGATGGCCGATGCCGGTGTCCAGCAGTACACTTTCCACATCGAACCGGTCATGGAGCGCGTGCCAGATATTTGCCGGAAGGTGCGTGAGTCCGGCATGAAGGTTGGGCTGGCGCTGAAACCGGGCACGGCAGTAGACGCGGTTCAACAGTACATAGCCGACGCAGACATGGTGCTGGTTATGACCGTGGAACCCGGCTTCGGTGGACAAAAGTTTATGGCCGACATGATGCCAAAAGTACAATGGTTACGCGAGCACTATCCCACGCTGGACATCGAGGTGGACGGAGGAGTGGGGCTGGCTACGATAGAGCAATGCGCGAAGGCTGGCGCCAATATGATCGTGGCCGGAACGGCGATAATTCAAGCTAACGATCAGGCTGCAGTTATTCGAGATCTGAGAAGTTCCGTCCAGGGAGCGATCTCGAAAGGATGTTGTTGA
- the LOC131280968 gene encoding LOW QUALITY PROTEIN: LDLR chaperone boca (The sequence of the model RefSeq protein was modified relative to this genomic sequence to represent the inferred CDS: inserted 1 base in 1 codon) — protein sequence MNKLLICLIICMVLQSVAFAKKFKDKEKPAWAKKDIRDFNDADMERLLEQWEEDDEPLEPDELPEHLRPPPSIDMASVDPSNPEGILKQSXKGRTLMSFVSVNGNPTRQETEDITKLWQTSLWNNHIQAERYLIDDNRAIFMFKDGAQAWEAKDFLVEQERCLHVSIENKEYMGKHNKDEL from the exons atgaataaattactcATCTGTTTAATAATTTGTATGGTATTACAAAGTGTTGCTTTTGCCAAGAAGTTCAAAGACAAGGAGAAACCCGCATGGGCGAAGAAAGACATACGAGATTTCAACGATGCCGACATGGAGCGGCTTCTCGAGCAGTGGGAG GAAGATGACGAACCCCTCGAGCCGGATGAGTTGCCGGAGCATCTGAGACCCCCGCCATCGATCGATATGGCCAGTGTGGATCCTTCGAATCCCGAGGGTATACTAAAGCAGT AAAAAGGACGCACCCTTATGTCGTTTGTTTCGGTGAACGGAAATCCCACCCGGCAAGAGACGGAAGACATAACCAAACTATGGCAGACGAGCCTATGGAACAATCACATTCAGGCCGAACGTTACCTGATTGACGATAATAGGGCAATATTTATGTTTAAGGACGGCGCACAGGCGTGGGAAGCGAAGGACTTTTTGGTTGAACAGGAAAGATGCCTGCATGTATCGATCGAGAACAAGGAGTACATGGGCAAGCACAACAAGGACGAGCTGTAG